The segment GAAATATGGCATGTCGCACCAATCCATGGCGACAGTTTCGGAAGGTTTGCCTTCTGGCTGGATTGGGAAAATATGCCGCAGTCTGAAGCAGCATCCTTTGAAAGAATGGGCCTCAGATTGATGCTAGAATACCGGTCGCTGCAGTTTCTGCAGTGTCCTGTGTAGGGGAGTCGCCAAGTTGGTCAAGGCATCGGATTTTGATTCCGACATGCGAGGGTTCGAGTCCTTCCTCCCCTGCCAAAAATTATGAAGAAGCCCGCTCTGCGGGCTTCACTCATGATGGGGTCTGCAATGCAGAATCCCATCGTTCGTGAGAATGTCTGCATCGCAGACATTGTTTGTGATGAGGCTCGCGTCGCGGGCCTCTGGTTCTGAAAGACCGGGACACGCTGGTTGACCACGGGTCCTTCAAAAAAGGATGGCCGCCGTGCTGCTCAACACCGTCCTCTTCACCGGCAACGCAAACCCGGTCCTCTCCCAGGAAATCGCCACGCATCTGGGCCTCGAGCTCGGCAAGGCCGTGGTCGGTCGCTTTTCCGACGGTGAAGTCACCGTCGAGATTCAGCAGAACGTGCGGGCTCGCGATGTGTTCGTGATCCAGCCCACCTGCGCGCCGACCAACGACCACCTGATGGAAATGCTGATCATGATCGACGCGATGCGCCGCTCGTCGGCACGCCGCATCACGGCCGTGATCCCCTATTTCGGCTATGCCCGCCAGGACCGCAAACCCGGTCCGCGCACGCCGATCTCGGCAAAGCTCGTCGCCAACCTCATCACCGAAGCCGGCGCCGACCGCGTGATGACGCTGGACCTGCATGCCGGCCAGATCCAGGGCTTCTTCGACATTCCGACCGACAACCTCTACGCCTCGCCCGTGCTGCTGTCGGACCTGAAGGCCCGCAACTACAGCAATCTGGTGGTGGTGAGCCCCGACGTGGGCGGTGTGGTGCGTGCCCGCGCCCTGGCCAAGCAGCTGGGCTGCGACCTGGCCATCATCGACAAGCGCCGCCCCGCCGCCAACGTCTCCGAAGTGATGCACGTGATCGGTGAGATCGACGGCCGCAACTGCGTGATCATGGATGACATGATCGACACCGCCGGCACCCTGGTGAAGGCCGCCGAGGTGCTGAAGGACCGCGGCGCCAAGCGCGTGTTTGCCTACTGCACCCACCCCATCCTCTCGGGCCCGGCCATCGAGCGCATCGCCGGCTCGCACCTGGACGAGGTGGTGATCAGCAACACCATTCCGCTGTCCGAGGCCGCCAAGGCCTGCGGCAAGATCCGCCAGCTGTCCGTCGCCTTCCTGTTCGCGGAGACCATCCGCCGCATCTCGGACGGCGAATCGGTCACCTCGCTGTTCTCCGAGCAGAACAACAATTTCTAAGCATTCAGAAGGCTCGGTCGCACGACCGGGCCTTTTGTCCGGAAGAGCCTGGTCGCGGGCCTTCCACCCCGGTGCGCCACGGTGGCACGCCGGTAATTTTGGAGTTAGTTATGAAATTCACCGCTTTTGAGCGCAAGCTGCAGGGGACCGGAGCGAGCCGCCGCCTGCGTCTGTCGGGCAAGGTTCCCGGCATCGTCTTCGGTGCTGGCGAGCCCACCACCGTCGAGCTGGACCACAACGCCCTGTTCCACGCCCTGAAGAAGGAAGCCTTCCACAGCACCATCCTCGAGATGGAACTGAACGGCAAGGTCGACCAGGTGCTGCTGCGCGATGTGCAGTACCACCCGTACAAGCCGCAAGTCCTGCACGTGGACTTCCAGCGCGTGGACGACACCACCAAGATCACCAAGAAGATCCCCCTGCACTTCGTGGGCGAAGCCGAATCGCCGGCCGTCAAGACCGACAAGTGCACCGTGGACCACGTGATCACCGAGCTGGCCATCACCTGCCTGGCCCGTCAGCTGCCCGAGTTCATCGAGGTGGACCTGAGCGGCCTGACCCTGGGTCACTCGCTGCACGTCAATGACCTGAAGCTGCCCGCTGGCGTCAAGGTCGTGGTGCACGGCAAGCCGAACCCGGCTGTCGCCACCGCCGTGGCCCCCAAGGCCGAGGAAATCATCGTCGCCGCCGCTCCGGCCGCCGACGACAAGAAGGGCAAGAAGGGCAAGAAGTAATTTCTGCCTCGAGGCTCCGTCAGGAGCCCTCGCACTGCCAAAGGGCCCTTCGGGGCCCTTTTTTCATTCAGCCCGTGGGGACCACCCGCTCAGGGTCCGGTCTTGCGCGCGCCCGTTCCGGCGGGCCAGCCCTCCCCCAGGTCCCAGAACAGGCCGGCCATGATCTGCAGGCCCTGGGCCAGGGTGTGCTCGGGCAGGTGCTCGTTGGGCGCGTGCTGGCTGCAGGTGGGCACCGAGTGCGGCACCCAGACCGTGGGCAGGCCCAGCACCTCGGCAAAGCAGTCATTGGGCAGGGAGCCGCCCAGATTGGGCAGCAGCACCGGCTCCTGGCCGGTGCTTTGCCGCAGCGAGGCCTGGGCCCAGCGCACCCAGGGGCTGTCGGGGTCCAGGCGGGTGGCGTTCATGATCTCGGCGCCCGCCAGGCGCAGCTGCACCTGCGCGTAGCCCTGGGCGTCCAGGTGGGCGCGCAGGGCCGGCAGAAAGCTGGCCGGGTCGCGGCCCACCACAAAGCGGATCTGCAGCGTGGCCTGGGCGCGCGGCGGGATGGCATTGACCGGCTTGTCCGGATTGCCGCAGCGAAAGGCCAGCACCTCGATGCTGTTCCAGCCGAACACCCGCTCGGCCGGGCTCAGGCCGGGCTCGCCCCAGTCCCCATCGATGGCCGGCCCGCCGGGCTCGCCCGGCTGCACATCGGCCAGGGCGGCGCGCACCGCGGCCGGCAGGGGCGGCGGCCGCAGGGCCTCCACGCGGATCACGCCGTGCTGGTCCACGATGCTGTGGATGGCACCCGCCAGCAGCACGCCCGGATTGGCTAGCAGGCCGCCCCAGTTGCCGGAGTGGTGGGCCCCCTCGCGCAACTCCAGCGCCAGCTCGAAATTCATCACCCCGCGCGAGCCCAGAAAGAGCGTGGGCTGCTGCTGGTTCAGGCGCGGCCCGTCCGAGGCCAGGAAGAGATCGGCCCGCAGGCGTTCGCGCTGGCGCTCGCACACGGTCTTGAGCCCGGGCGAGCCCACCTCCTCGCCCATCTCGAACAGGAACTTGCAGTTGAAACCCAGACGTCCGCCGCGCGCCGCCAGCACCTGGGCCAGGGCCTGCAGATTGAGGCTGTGCTGGCCCTTGTTGTCGGCCACGCCGCGGCCGTACCAGCGGCCCTCGTGGCGCTCCAGCGTCCAGGGCGAGGCGGCCTTCGTCCACTTGCTCTCATCGCCCAGCACCACATCGCCATGGCCGTAGCTCAGCACCGTGGGCCGGGCCGGGTCTTCCAGGCGCTCGGCAAAGAGCAGGGGCGGCGCGTCCGGCACCGGGTTGTCCCAGAGCTCGCAGGCAAAGCCCATGGCCCGCAGCTCGGGCGCCAGCTCGGCCTCCAGATAGCGGCGCAGCTCGGGTGCGCGCTCGCGGTTCTGGCTCTCGGTGGGTAGGGCGATGCGGCGTTCCAGCGTGCGCTGCAGGGCGGCCAGATCGGTCTGGGCAAGGAGTTGGCGGCGGTCCATCGCCCCATGCTAGCGATAATCGCGCCATCATGATTCGACTCTTTGTCGGCCTGGGCAATCCCGGCCCCGAATACGAGGACACCCGCCACAACGCGGGTTTCTGGTGGATAGACCTGCTGGCCCGCCGCCTGGGCGGCAGCCTGCAGGTGGATCGCAGCTACCACGGCCTGGTAGCGCGTATCAACAACGCACCCGGCGCCAGCGGCCCCATCTGGCTGCTGGAGCCCATGACCTATATGAACCTCAGCGGCAAGTCGGTGGCCGCGCTGGCGCGCTTCTTCAAGATCGCGCCCGAGGAGATCCTGGCCGTGCACGACGAGCTGGACCTGCTGCCCGGCGAGATGAAGTTCAAGCAGGGCGGCGGCAATGGCGGCCACAACGGCCTGAAGGACATGCAGGCCCAGCTGGGCTCGGCCAATTTCTGGCGCCTGCGGCTGGGCATCGGCCACCCCGGCATCAAGTCCGAGGTGGCGGGCTATGTGCTGCGCAAGCCGCCCCAGGCCGAGCGAGAGAAGATCGAGGACTGCATCGCCAAGTCCCTGGACACGGTGGAGCTGATGTTGAAAGGCGAGATGGAGCGGGCCATGATGAAGATTCATGCCAAGCCGCCCCGGCCCAAGCCGCCCAAACCGCCCAAACCGCCCAAACCGCCCGCACCCCCGAAACCCGTCGAGGCCGAGGCAGCCCCCGAGGCCCCACCACCCGCCAGCCCCCAGCCATGAACACCGCGCCGCTTGCCTGTCTACTGACCATCACCCTGATGGCCGGCGGCAGCGCAGCGGCGCAGACCGAGACGCGCAGCACCCAGATCTGGCGCTGCGGCCCCGAGGGCCGCGAGCTGCGCGATGCGCCCTGCCCTGAAGCCGCGCAGCGCCCCGGCCAGCGCCTGGACTACGAGCAGCCCAGCGCCGCCCAGCGCAGCGAAGCCCGGCAGGTGGCCGAGCGCGATGCCCGCCTGGCCCGCCAGCTGGAGCGCGAGCGCCTGGCGCGCGAGGCCCAGGCCCCGCGCGGCGCCGCCGGCATCCACGGCCGCGGCCGGCCGTCCGAACCGGCGGCCTCGACCCCCACGGGCAAGACCGCCAAAGCCCCCAAACCGCCCCAGGCCCACAAGCCCAAGCTCGCCAAGCCCCAGCCACCGGGCAGCAAGGCCAGCCAGGCCTCCGGCTAGAATCGCCGTTTGTTGGTGCTCGTGCGGGTCTCTCGGACCCGTGCAGTTAAACGGGAATCAGGAGGGGGCGCGCCACCGGCGCAAACCTAACCTGAGCTGTCCCCGCAACGGTAAGCGGATGAGGTTGCCCCGCGCAGCCTCCAGCCTCTGCACAGCAGTCCACTGGCCCTCTCCACGGAGGGCTGGGAAGGACGCAGCAGGCCAGATCCGCCAGCCCGGATACCGGCCAGCAGGTGACGCGCCCCCGCCCTCTTCCCAGGGCCAGGCGCGTCGTTTCACAGGGGCCTGCGGGGAAGCTGGCGCCCTGGACATCAAGAATGGTCCTTTCCCGATGAAGTCCCCTGCCCGGCGTCTGTCTGCACGCCCGTCTCGCGCCGCCCTGCGCGCGCTCCCGCTCGCCCTGCTGGCCGCTGTGCCGGCCTACGCCCAGAAGAAGTCTGAGCAAAACCGCCTCGATCCCGTGGTCGTCACGGCCAGCCGCAGCCCCCAGCTGCTCAGCCAGGTGCTGGCCGACACCACCGTGATCACCCGTGAGGACATCGAGCGCCAGGCCTTCGGCGGCATTGCCGACCTGCTGCGCAGCCAGGCCTGCTTCGAGATGGTCCGCAACGGCAATGTCGGCGCCAACACCAGCCTCTTCGTGCGCGGTGCGGAAACCCGCCACACCATGGTACTGATCGACGGAGTTCCCTATGACTCCCAGCGCACCGACGGTGCCTCCTGGCAGTCCATCCCCCTGGCCCAGATCGAACGCATCGAGATCGTGCGCGGCGCCGCCAGCGCGGTGCACGGCTCCGACGCCATTGGCGGCGTGGTGCAGATCTTCACCCGCAAGGGCGAGGGCAAACCTCAGCTGGAGCTGGGCCTGGGTGGTGGCAACCTGGGTCTGAACAAGCTGGACGCCAGCATCAGCGGCATGAGCGGCATCATCGACTACGCCTTCTCCGCCGCACGCGAGCGCAGCAATGGCTTCAACACCCGTCCGGTGACCGGCACCCCGGACCCCAGCTACCACCCCGACCAGGACGGCTACAAGAGCCGCAGCTTCAGCGCCCGGGTCGGCGCCCAGCTCAGCCGCGAACACCGCCTGGAGCTGTCGGCCCTGAACAGCCATCTCGACAGCCAGTACGACGCGACGGCTCGCCCCAAGGTCGACGACCACAATATCAACGACGCACGCGCCCTGCGGGGGCTGTGGACCGCGCAATGGACACCGGCTCTGAGCACCAGCTTCAGCGTGGGCGAGTCGGTTGACAAGTACGAGACCAGCCCCAGCGTCTATCGCACCGAGACCCGCACCCGCAGCACCTCGCTGAGCGCCGGCTACAAGCTGGGCGAGGGCCAGCTCAACGCCGCCCTGGATCGCCGCGAGGACAAGCTGGAGAACACCAGCATCGTCAACGGCAAGGCCGACCGCCACCAGGACGCCGTGGGCCTGGGCTATATCTGGGCCTCGGGGCCGCTGTCCCTGCAGCTGCATGGCCGCCATGACCGCGACAGCGAATTCGGCAGCAGCAACAACGGCACCATCGCCGCCGGCTATCAGCTGACGCCGCAATGGCGTTTGCTCTCCTCCTATGGCACCGCCTTCAAGGCGCCCTCGCTCTATCAGCGCTTCAGCGAGTACGGCAAGCCCGACCTCAAGCCCGAGCAAGGCCGCAATGCCGAGATCGGCCTGCACTACAGCCAGGGTCAGCATGGCTTCGGCGTCACGGCCTACCGCAACCTGATCGACGACCTGATCATCTTCGGCGCACCCGGCCCCTGCAAGGGCAGCTTCGGCTGCTACGAGAACGTGTCCAAGGCCCGTCTGCAAGGCCTGAGCTTCAAGGGCAATACCGTGCTCGGCACGGTGCGCCTGTCGGGCTCGCTGGACCTGCAAGCGCCCAAGGACGTTACCAAGAGCGCCAGCAACGCCAATTACGGCAAGCTACTGGCTCGTCGCGCCAAGACCCATGGCACCCTGCGCGCCGAGACGGACCTGGCGGGCTGGGCCCTGGGCGCCCAGCTCTATGCCAGCGGCCAGCGCACGGACAACCTCAAGACCGGTGTGCAGCTGGGCGGCTACGCCACGCTGGACCTCGACGCGCAGTTCGCCATCAACCCCGAGCTGCGCCTGCAGCTCAAGCTGGAGAACGCCTTCGACCGGAAGTACGAGACCGCCGGGGGCTATGCCAGCGCGCCCTTCCAGTTCTTCGTCGGTCTGCGCTACGCGCCGAAGTTCTGAACCATGGCAGCCCCGCAGCACCACCTCATCGTCGGCGGCCAGCGCAGCGGCAAGTCGCGCCAGGCCGAGCGTCTGGCGCTTGCCTGGCAGCGCAAGGGCGGCGAGGTCGCGGTGCTGGCCACGGCCCTGGCCTTTGACGCGGAGATGCGCGAGCGCATCGCGCGTCACCAGGCCGACCGGCCGGCGGGCTTTGCCACCGTGGAGGCGCCGCTGCAGCTGACGGCGGCCCTGCAGGCGGCCGCCCACCCCGGTCGCCTGCTGCTGGTGGACTGCCTCACTCTGTGGCTCACCAACTGGCTGATGCCCATGGAAGGCCAGCCCGATCTGGCGGCCTGGGCGGTGGAGCGTGCGGCCCTGCTGCAGGCCCTGCCGGTCCTGCCCTCGCCCGTGCTCTTCGTCTCCAACGAGGTGGGCTGGGGCGTGAGCCCCATGACGCGCGAGGCGCGCTTTTATGTGGACGAGCTGGGCCGGCTGAACCAGGCCGTGGCCCAGCGCTGTCAACACCTGACCCTGATGGTGGCCGGCCAGGCCTGGACCCGCCCCGTGGAGAGGACGAGCGAATGAGGATACGAACGGCTCTTGCGGCGCTGTCACTGCTGGCGCTGAGTGCGCTGGCGCCGGCCGCGCCCATCATCCTCAAGGACGATCGCGGCGCCAGCATCACCCTGCCCGACGTGCCCAGGCGCATCGTCAGCCTGCTGCCCTCGCTGACCGAGACGGTGTGCGAGCTGGGCGACTGCGCCCGGCTGGTGGGCGTCGACCGCTTCTCCGACTACCCGACCAGCGTGCGCGCCCTGCCCAAGCTGGGCGGCCTGGACGATACCGGCATCGAGGCCCTGGTGGCGCTCAAG is part of the Shinella sp. XGS7 genome and harbors:
- a CDS encoding ribose-phosphate pyrophosphokinase, with the protein product MLNTVLFTGNANPVLSQEIATHLGLELGKAVVGRFSDGEVTVEIQQNVRARDVFVIQPTCAPTNDHLMEMLIMIDAMRRSSARRITAVIPYFGYARQDRKPGPRTPISAKLVANLITEAGADRVMTLDLHAGQIQGFFDIPTDNLYASPVLLSDLKARNYSNLVVVSPDVGGVVRARALAKQLGCDLAIIDKRRPAANVSEVMHVIGEIDGRNCVIMDDMIDTAGTLVKAAEVLKDRGAKRVFAYCTHPILSGPAIERIAGSHLDEVVISNTIPLSEAAKACGKIRQLSVAFLFAETIRRISDGESVTSLFSEQNNNF
- the cobU gene encoding bifunctional adenosylcobinamide kinase/adenosylcobinamide-phosphate guanylyltransferase — protein: MAAPQHHLIVGGQRSGKSRQAERLALAWQRKGGEVAVLATALAFDAEMRERIARHQADRPAGFATVEAPLQLTAALQAAAHPGRLLLVDCLTLWLTNWLMPMEGQPDLAAWAVERAALLQALPVLPSPVLFVSNEVGWGVSPMTREARFYVDELGRLNQAVAQRCQHLTLMVAGQAWTRPVERTSE
- a CDS encoding 50S ribosomal protein L25/general stress protein Ctc, giving the protein MKFTAFERKLQGTGASRRLRLSGKVPGIVFGAGEPTTVELDHNALFHALKKEAFHSTILEMELNGKVDQVLLRDVQYHPYKPQVLHVDFQRVDDTTKITKKIPLHFVGEAESPAVKTDKCTVDHVITELAITCLARQLPEFIEVDLSGLTLGHSLHVNDLKLPAGVKVVVHGKPNPAVATAVAPKAEEIIVAAAPAADDKKGKKGKK
- a CDS encoding TonB-dependent receptor domain-containing protein; this translates as MKSPARRLSARPSRAALRALPLALLAAVPAYAQKKSEQNRLDPVVVTASRSPQLLSQVLADTTVITREDIERQAFGGIADLLRSQACFEMVRNGNVGANTSLFVRGAETRHTMVLIDGVPYDSQRTDGASWQSIPLAQIERIEIVRGAASAVHGSDAIGGVVQIFTRKGEGKPQLELGLGGGNLGLNKLDASISGMSGIIDYAFSAARERSNGFNTRPVTGTPDPSYHPDQDGYKSRSFSARVGAQLSREHRLELSALNSHLDSQYDATARPKVDDHNINDARALRGLWTAQWTPALSTSFSVGESVDKYETSPSVYRTETRTRSTSLSAGYKLGEGQLNAALDRREDKLENTSIVNGKADRHQDAVGLGYIWASGPLSLQLHGRHDRDSEFGSSNNGTIAAGYQLTPQWRLLSSYGTAFKAPSLYQRFSEYGKPDLKPEQGRNAEIGLHYSQGQHGFGVTAYRNLIDDLIIFGAPGPCKGSFGCYENVSKARLQGLSFKGNTVLGTVRLSGSLDLQAPKDVTKSASNANYGKLLARRAKTHGTLRAETDLAGWALGAQLYASGQRTDNLKTGVQLGGYATLDLDAQFAINPELRLQLKLENAFDRKYETAGGYASAPFQFFVGLRYAPKF
- a CDS encoding M20 family metallopeptidase, whose amino-acid sequence is MDRRQLLAQTDLAALQRTLERRIALPTESQNRERAPELRRYLEAELAPELRAMGFACELWDNPVPDAPPLLFAERLEDPARPTVLSYGHGDVVLGDESKWTKAASPWTLERHEGRWYGRGVADNKGQHSLNLQALAQVLAARGGRLGFNCKFLFEMGEEVGSPGLKTVCERQRERLRADLFLASDGPRLNQQQPTLFLGSRGVMNFELALELREGAHHSGNWGGLLANPGVLLAGAIHSIVDQHGVIRVEALRPPPLPAAVRAALADVQPGEPGGPAIDGDWGEPGLSPAERVFGWNSIEVLAFRCGNPDKPVNAIPPRAQATLQIRFVVGRDPASFLPALRAHLDAQGYAQVQLRLAGAEIMNATRLDPDSPWVRWAQASLRQSTGQEPVLLPNLGGSLPNDCFAEVLGLPTVWVPHSVPTCSQHAPNEHLPEHTLAQGLQIMAGLFWDLGEGWPAGTGARKTGP